GAAGAGGCGCGGATGAGCCTGGACCTCACCGTCGACGGCGACCGCTGGCGCGAGCACCTGCGCGCGGTCGCCGACCGCACCCCGGGCCTGGTCCCGGTGGTCAAGGGCAACGGCTACGGCTTCGGCCTGGGCCGGCTGGCCCGGCGCGCGCAGTGGCTGGCCGACCACCGGTCGGACGCCCCTGGCAGCGAGAAGACGGCGGACACGCTCGCCGTCGGCACCTACGAGGAGCTGCCCGAGGTCGCCTCCCGGTTCGACGGGAGCCTCCTCGTGCTCACCCCGTGGCGTCCCTTCGGGGCCGCGCTCGAGGTCGACCCGGCGATCGCGAGCCGGGTGGTGCACACCGTCAGCCGCCCCGAGGACCTGGCCGCGCTCCTGGAGCGGCAGCCGGACGCCCGCTACGTCCTGGAGCTGGTCACCTCGATGCTGCGGCACGGGATGACCGGGCGCCAGCTGCGCGAGCTCGGCGGCCTGACCTCCCGCGGCACCCTCGAGGGGGTGGCCCTGCACCTGCCGCTGGCCCAGGGCTCGCACCTCGCGCAGGTGCAGCGCCTGGCCACCGACATGGTCTCGGCAGGCCTGCCCAGCCGCACCCTGTGGGTCAGCCACCTGACGTCCGATGAGCTGGACCGGCTGCGCTCGTCGTACGGCGACTTCGAGATCCGCCCGCGGATCGGCACCGACCTGTGGCTCGGGGCCCGCGACGCCCTCCGGGTCACCTCGACGGTCCTCGACGTGCACCCGGTCGAGCGCGGCGACGTCTTCGGCTACCGCTCCCGGACCGCGCCCAAGGCCGGCCACCTGCTGGTGGTCAGCGGGGGGACCGCGCACGGCATCGGGCTCGAGGCGCCGACCGGCGACCAGTCGCTGAAGGCCCGGGCGGCCACCCTGGCCCGGGGCGGCCTGGACGCGGTCGGCTTCGTGCGCTCGCCGTTCTCGATCGACGGCAAGCAGCGGCTCTTCGCCGAGCCCCCGCACATGCAGGCCTCGATGCTCTTCCTGCCGGCGGGCGCCCGGGTGCCCGAGGTGGGCGACCGGATCGACGTCCGGGTCCGCTACACCGCGACCTGGTTCGACCGGGTCGAGGTGGTCTGAGGCTCTGGGTCCGGCTCCTGCGGACCCGGTCCGCCCCGATCGTCCGGGTCCCGGGGCACGGGGTCGTGCTCGGGACGCAGCACGTCGCGGGTGACCACCGCGACCAGGTAGAGCTGCGCCAGCACCCGGACCACGGTCGTGACCCAGTAGGCGACGGGGTCGTCGCCCGCGCCGGGGTCCAGCCGGCCGTCGAGGTACCACCAGACGGAGGCGAAGTAGATCAGCTCGCCGGCCTGCCAGATCAGCAGGTCGCGCCACCGCGGGCGGGCCAGCGCCGCGAGCGGGAGCAGCCACAGCACGTACTGGGGCGAGTAGACCTTGTTGACCAGCAGGAAGCCCGCGATGATCAGGAACCCGAGCTGGGCGAACCGGGGCGGCCTGGGTGCGAGCAGCCCCACCAGGGCGACCGCCAGGCACCAGCCGAGGAAGAAGGCCCACGACCACAGGTTGATCGTGTCGGCGGTGATCGTCGCGTCGGTCATCTGCTGGGCCACCAGCCACAGCGACCCGAGGTCGGCCGTGCGCTCGCTGTTGAAGTGCCAGAAGACCTGCCACTGGTCCGGGCCGGTGACCCAGGCCGGGACCTGGGCGACGACCCAGGAGAGGACCGTCGCGGCGGAGGCATAGCCCAGCGGGGCCCAGCGCCGTCCGCGCAGGCAGAGCACGAGCACCCCGCCCAGCAGGAAGAGCGGGTAGAGCTTGGCGGCCGTGCCGAGCCCGATCATCACGCCGGTGAGGATCGGCCGGTCCCGCGACCAGGCCCAGAGCGCTCCGGCCACGAACCCGATGGCCAGCAGGTCCCAGTTGACCAGGCCGGTCAGCACCAAGGCCGGGGCGATCGCGAACCCCGCCGCGTCCCAGGGCCGGCGCAGGATCCGTCCGCTGCCGAGCCGGACCCGGTTGACCCCCGCCAGCAGCCAGGTGGAGATCAGCACGATCAGGGTGAAGCCCACCGCGTTGACCGCGACGAACAGGGTTCCCTCCGCAGGCAGGTCCCGTCCGGGCTCGTCGTCGGCCGGTGAGCCGCTGAGCCACCAGGTGACGTAGCTGGTGCCCCAGGCCCAGTAGGAGATGCCGGTCGGGTACTCCATCACCTCGAACTCGGAGCGCACCGCCTCGTCGCCGGTGTAGGGCCAGTGCCGCTCGGCGAAGCCGCGCCCGATGTAGAGGTAGGGCATGTCGGAGTAGCACATGGCGCTGGTCCGTACGTCCATGTCCTGCCAGTCGGTGTCGGCGCAGGCGGACTTGGTGACCATCCCCAGGGCCATGGCCAGGGCGGCCAGCGCCAGCAGCACGCGCACCGGCGTCCACCACGGGTGCCCGCTCGCGCGGGTGCCCACCGGACCGCCGATCCCCTCCGAGAGCGACGCGACCACCGCGTCGTCCCGTGTCGGGTCCACCCACCCGGAGATCTCCGGGCCCGACTCCTCCCTCATCGGCCCGGCCCGCTCAGCCGGCCGGGGGCGGGGGAGGCGGAGGGACGGGAACGGTCGGCGTCGGCACCGGGGGCACCGGCGGGACCGGCGGGGGCGGCGGTGCGGGCGGCGCCGGCGGCTCCGGCGGCGCGGGCGGCTCGACCGGTGGGGTCGGGGTCGGCTCCTGGCTCGGCGTCGGCTCCTTGGTCGGCACCGGCTTCGTGCTCGGCTTCGGCTTCGGCTTCGGCTGGGGCTTCGGCGCGGGCGCCGGCGGGGGCACGTATTCGTAGCCGTCGGCCGGCGCGTCGCCGTCGAGGAAGACCGGGTCCGGGAACTCCTCGATCTCCATGCCTTCGGTCACGCGCTCCATGATGGCGTGCCAGGTCTGCGCGGGATAGGTCCCGCCGAAGAAGGAGGGCAACCAGTCGTCGAGCTGGTCGTCGCCGTCGCCCCGGACGTACATCACCGCGGTGGACAGCTGCGGGGTGAAGCCGACGAACCAGGACGACGAGACCTGGTCCTTGTCGTTGGTCGCGGTGCCGGTCTTGCCGGCGACCGGCCGGCCGATCTGGGCGGCCCGCCCCGAACCGTCCTGCACGACCTCCTCGAGCGCGTAGACCGTGTCGGCGTTGACGTCCTCGTCGACCACCCGGCGGGTGGAGTCGTCGCGCGTGTAGGTCGTCTCGCCGTTGGCCTCGACGACCTTCTGCACCACGTGCACGTCGGCCCGCTCGCCGCCGTTGGCGAAGGTGGCGTAGGCGTTGGCCATGTTGATCGGGCTGACCCGGGCCTTGCCCAGGGTGATCAGCGCGTCTCCGGGGAGCAGGTCGACCGAGCGCGCCGGGATGCCGGGGAACTTCTCCTTCGGCTCCTGGGGCGGGAGACCCGCGGCCACGGCGAGGTCGTGGATCTTGCGCGGCCCGTCGTCCATCGCCGCGCTCATGTCGACGAACGCGGTGTTGGTCGAGTTCTCCGCGGCGGTCACCATCGAGACCGAGGAGCCGAGGTCGGTGGCGCCCTCACCGGCGTTGTAGACCTTGGTGGTCCCGTCGGGGAAGGTGTACGGCGAGTAGCCCTGGAAGCGGTCCTCGAGGGAGAAGCCCTCCTTGATCGCGGTGGCGATGGTGAAGGCCTTCATCGTCGAGCCGGCCATGCCCCCGGTCGCGGCCCAGTTGATCTGGGAGTCGAGGTAGTCCTGGCCGCCGTAGAACGCCTTGAGCGCCCCGGTGCCGGGCTCGACCGTGGCGGCGCCGATGTGCAGCTGCTGGTCGCCGAAGCCCTCGGGGCGCTGCTCGTTGACCGCCTCCTGGAGGCTCGCCATCATCTCCGGGTCGAAGGTGGTGGTGACCCGCAGGCCGCCGCCGTCGATCTGGGTCTCGGTGTAGCCGAGCCGGAGCAGCTCGTCGCGCACGAGCTTGAGCATGTGCCCCTTCTGCCCGCCGTACGCGCTCTGCGCCTCCTGCT
The window above is part of the Nocardioides campestrisoli genome. Proteins encoded here:
- a CDS encoding alanine racemase, with amino-acid sequence MSLDLTVDGDRWREHLRAVADRTPGLVPVVKGNGYGFGLGRLARRAQWLADHRSDAPGSEKTADTLAVGTYEELPEVASRFDGSLLVLTPWRPFGAALEVDPAIASRVVHTVSRPEDLAALLERQPDARYVLELVTSMLRHGMTGRQLRELGGLTSRGTLEGVALHLPLAQGSHLAQVQRLATDMVSAGLPSRTLWVSHLTSDELDRLRSSYGDFEIRPRIGTDLWLGARDALRVTSTVLDVHPVERGDVFGYRSRTAPKAGHLLVVSGGTAHGIGLEAPTGDQSLKARAATLARGGLDAVGFVRSPFSIDGKQRLFAEPPHMQASMLFLPAGARVPEVGDRIDVRVRYTATWFDRVEVV
- a CDS encoding glycosyltransferase family 87 protein, whose amino-acid sequence is MREESGPEISGWVDPTRDDAVVASLSEGIGGPVGTRASGHPWWTPVRVLLALAALAMALGMVTKSACADTDWQDMDVRTSAMCYSDMPYLYIGRGFAERHWPYTGDEAVRSEFEVMEYPTGISYWAWGTSYVTWWLSGSPADDEPGRDLPAEGTLFVAVNAVGFTLIVLISTWLLAGVNRVRLGSGRILRRPWDAAGFAIAPALVLTGLVNWDLLAIGFVAGALWAWSRDRPILTGVMIGLGTAAKLYPLFLLGGVLVLCLRGRRWAPLGYASAATVLSWVVAQVPAWVTGPDQWQVFWHFNSERTADLGSLWLVAQQMTDATITADTINLWSWAFFLGWCLAVALVGLLAPRPPRFAQLGFLIIAGFLLVNKVYSPQYVLWLLPLAALARPRWRDLLIWQAGELIYFASVWWYLDGRLDPGAGDDPVAYWVTTVVRVLAQLYLVAVVTRDVLRPEHDPVPRDPDDRGGPGPQEPDPEPQTTSTRSNQVAV
- a CDS encoding transglycosylase domain-containing protein; this encodes MTQSRRKPGPAVTKRPVKTKSTPKQKLKKVALWLGLAGLVGCLVAVGSFVVAYQTIEIPDANEEFKTQTSFVYYADGEREVGQYARQNRVSIPLKDVPKRVQDAVVAAENKSFWKDRGIDPKGIVRAAFSNARAGETTQGASTITQQYVKILYLTSERKLSRKVKEAILSLKIQREMSKQEILEGYLNTIYFGRGAYGIQAASEAYFNKGAKRLKLREAAFLASVLNSPSAYDPANGEEAEAAVTRRYEYTLGRMADDGYITQEKAETAAKRLPKFPKQEAQSAYGGQKGHMLKLVRDELLRLGYTETQIDGGGLRVTTTFDPEMMASLQEAVNEQRPEGFGDQQLHIGAATVEPGTGALKAFYGGQDYLDSQINWAATGGMAGSTMKAFTIATAIKEGFSLEDRFQGYSPYTFPDGTTKVYNAGEGATDLGSSVSMVTAAENSTNTAFVDMSAAMDDGPRKIHDLAVAAGLPPQEPKEKFPGIPARSVDLLPGDALITLGKARVSPINMANAYATFANGGERADVHVVQKVVEANGETTYTRDDSTRRVVDEDVNADTVYALEEVVQDGSGRAAQIGRPVAGKTGTATNDKDQVSSSWFVGFTPQLSTAVMYVRGDGDDQLDDWLPSFFGGTYPAQTWHAIMERVTEGMEIEEFPDPVFLDGDAPADGYEYVPPPAPAPKPQPKPKPKPSTKPVPTKEPTPSQEPTPTPPVEPPAPPEPPAPPAPPPPPVPPVPPVPTPTVPVPPPPPPPAG